The DNA segment CATATGGATTCAATTGGGTTTCATCAGGAAGGTAACTGCATTGTGCACCCGACGCGTCAGGATCTCAACGTCCCTGACGCGGGGTTTTAAAAGAAGAAAAGATAGCTTGTACCCTAAATAATTCGAGTTGCAGGAAGGGGGCAATGGACGGCATTCCGGGAGCATAAATAATTATGTGACCGGAATGACTGAGCGCAGCCAACGCATCTGCAGCTCGAAGTATGATGAGTAAACTTATTTCTGAATACAGTCATCGATGATGACGTTATCACCGCGCTGAACGAAGGCCTGATTGCCCTTGGACCAGAAAGTGTAATGACTGTCGCTGTATTTGGTTCCTGAGGCCGATTCCACCTGTTTCAGTTTCAGCTGTTCACCATCAAGCACCATGCTCACCTGTTGAGCTGGCTTATCCAGAGTAACGGTCAGTGGCAAAGTGCCGCACTGATAATGTAATTCTTGCGTCGGGCTTTCAGCCTGATGTTGAAACTGGCTACATCCGGCCAGCGTTAATCCTGCTAAAGCAGCGAAAATCGCCTTTTTCATCTGTGACTCCCTGAGTGTTTTGGTCAATCTCAGATATGTACCACGCCTGCTGGCGCAGCACATTGAGATAAAACCGAGAACGCATCAGGTACGGGAGGAAACCACGGGATAGATTGCCCCGAGCACGGTTTCCCGGCTGGCACCGGTCACCGAAGGC comes from the Enterobacteriaceae bacterium Kacie_13 genome and includes:
- a CDS encoding lysozyme inhibitor, yielding MKKAIFAALAGLTLAGCSQFQHQAESPTQELHYQCGTLPLTVTLDKPAQQVSMVLDGEQLKLKQVESASGTKYSDSHYTFWSKGNQAFVQRGDNVIIDDCIQK